GACCTGGGGTGCTAGAAAGCAAGCCTCAGGAGATGCTGAATAGTATAAAAGCAAAGGAACCATCAAAATAAATAGCACAAGACTAGTTTTCtctcagagagagggagaaggtgATGGCATAAATCACAAGAGCTATGTAGCTCATGCCGTAACCAGAACACCTTCAATGGAAATAAAAACATAGTAAAAATGAGCCCTGATTTGGTTATTCTTAATACAAAAAGACAGCTCCCTACCTCTTCCTCACACCCCTCTGTTCTCTAATCCTTCATGCTGCAAAACCCCTCTGTCCTGTATTCCGACTGACAATGGCCTTTCCCAGCCACAGATGATTCCTTCTAAGAGCACAGATAACCTGTATCAGTGTGGCTGCATActccatttgcaggatcagagtcttACCAACCCTAAACACACACAACAAGCCAGCCCCAAAACATCCCTCTGTGATTCTTATTATAGAAGCTGTAAGGGGTGACTTTGTAGGGAGATAGAATACAGTTGCAACACTTCAATTCTTTGTTACCCACAGATTTTCTGGCATCAGACTTAGATGCCACGGCAGTCCGAATTTTGCCTAATGTTTGGAACAAAATGAGAATGTACTTCTGTAGATCAAGCAGATGCAGTTACTGCCAGACAGACAGTTGGTGGCAGTAGAGATGCACAAGGAGCTCAAATGTTTCAATTCAGTGttaatggtgggggggggggttctccctACTCAGTTTATTGCACAAAAAGTGTTAAACCAGCAGTCTGATGTAAGGCTGCATAATTATGGCATAACATAGCTGAGTAACTGTTTAACATTAGTAAGGCCCCAGCAGGTATATAATGTATTGTGTCTGTGGGAGAGATTTTATCTGGTGATCCAAAAATGGCACTTGGCGGTCTCATCGCAGCTCCAATATTAAATTCCTCTGTTGCCATGGGAGActtaattataatattttctaCCTCACAAAGACTGTTGGGGATTCTTTGTTTAGTATTTGAGAAGTGGGTTTGAAAACCAGTCTGGAACAGCATGTAGGATATTTTTGAAATTACATTTCATAAGAATTTCTGCAGAAACCCATTTTTCAATAAAATGAACGTAATTCTATTTGGatggtatttcttcacacaacatgtaGTCAGTTTGCAGCTGTGACTGCCCAAAAGCTCAGTGTATGAGATCGTGTACTGAATTCTTAAAGAGACTTGATAGTTTTATGACCATTAATAACACTGTAAACTATGGGACATGGATATCCAAGTCGCATGCTTCAGGGGGTAAACTAACCAACATTTTATAGTTATAAAGCCTCCCAGGCAGGAAAAGAAAAGCTATTGGCAACGAAGGGTAGGACTTAATAAATGACTCATAAACAAAAGCAAAGATTGAGATTTTTAAAGCTTTTGAAAGAATATACaagtttatattttcattttgggACTATTTCACAGGCAGAAGAATACTGTATAAATTAATTATGCAAttcattcttttatttaaaaaaataatttcctagTGTCATTGTTAAATTACAAGAGACATTTTCAAATTGTGTGTGGTTTTGCAAGATCCCTATTTCTGAGATGACTTCTGCACATACCCACCGTCTTCAAACTAAACCACCAGCTAAGATGTGTCAATAGCACCATTCATATCTGGTTATTGTCTTCCTCTTTCATTGTGTGGCAGCTTATATCCTAACATCCACTGAGTTATCTAAAAGTTAAATAATCTTTTCTCTTCTTTACTTTCTGCTGTGCTGGGGGCAACTGTTTGTTCATTAACTTGTGTATTTCTTGTACGATGCTTTTTACATCTATTCCATTTCTGGAGGCGTCAAGCGCAGCATCGTTGAAAGGAAATATAAGGACAAAATCACCTACTCGAGGGAAGGGCCTTTTGTCTTTAGTGGAGAGAAAATATGGAGGAATAGTTAATTTGTAGTTACATAACTCAGTGGTAGGCAACCAATGGGTGACTTGGACAGATGCATGTGCAGGGTGTCTAGATCCTGGCAGCTGTTTGCTTTTAGACGCCGCCTTTGATTGCGAAGATGTTTTCGGCCTGTTCATCCTTTCCCGGAGCTGTGAGGTTAGTGTTTTCCTTGGATATGTTCTGGCCATTTCCCCCATCACTATGGCCTCCTTCTTAAACGAACCTCCTGCAACCTCTAAGAGAGACTGCACTGCAGAAGTGGCAGTGCATTCACTCTCTTGCCTAGAAGCAAGGAAATTGGGAGCGTCATCTGTTGCATTTTCACCCTGTGTCGTCAAGGGGATATGTGTTCTACCAGCATATGAAGCTTTATTGCCAGGCCCGTTGTTTTCTCTCAAGGTGTCAGTTTGCTTATAATTTAGCAATTCAATGATATCATGGAGAAGTCTTTTTTTCACTGTTGTGTCAATGGAACAGTCTAGGCGCAAGGCTGGGCTGTAGTTTACCTCTAAAAGCCATGGTTTGAACGTGTCATCGATCAGAATGTCGAACCCAAAGAGCTCAAAGCAATTGGACGTCAATGGAACAGAAGGGGTTATAGCAAGCAGGGTCAGCATTACGATGTTGTTTATTCTCCGCCACAGAAGCAGGTCATCCACCTCATGGCTGCGTAGGTAAGATCGGAATTTGCTGAATGTCCATTTGCAGCCACGGCCGAtcccttctttattttttttgtatgaGGCGCCAAATTTATTGATGCTGGTGTTTGTCAGATGGGCATAGACGTTGTCCAGAGAACCGAGGTCAAACTTTTCAGTGGCAAACCTCACCAGCCCTTCTTCGTAAGTGTAAATGGTAAGGGGACAAAAACTGGTGACACAGACATAGAGGCGGAGATCCCATTTGTACCCAGAAATAAGCAAAGGGTTACTAATGTACTTCTGCACAATGACCATGCAATCATATACAAAATCTTTAATGTCCTGGAAAATGAGTATGCCCCTTCCACGAGACAAATCCACAGGCTTACAAATCCAATAGCTTGGCTTTTTGCCCTGTGACTGTCTCTCCTTGGTGTATTCTGCTATAAACTTGACATAGTCATTAGGCATGATGAATGCCACTGGACTAAACTCATAAAGAGATGGTCCATAAATCCCCTTCATGCGTTTCAGATGCCTTGCCAGATAGTCTTTCCTTGTGATCCTCACTGTTTCTGGATAGTGGTTGAGCCTCTGCCATGGTTTAATGCTTCGGTGGTCAGTCATACAGAAAGGGGAGTTCTGCCAGTACAGATTCCAGTCTGCTTCATCTTGCTCTTGTTCATCAAATTCACTCCAACCACGTTCCAGTAAGACCTCACGGACTGCTTCAGGAACGCTCTCGTGGAGACGGAAGACCAAAGGCTTCAGGATGTCTTCTGTATCATGGTCATATGCCATTGTGTGGGCCTTATTTTCTGAAAAAGAATTATCAggagggaaataaataaataaataaataaatgattgtCACGAATTGAGCTGAAACACATCATATACATCTCGGCACACCCAAAGCCTCTCTCTCCCATGGTTCTTTCTGCCATGAATGTGCAAATTGCAAATGAAAAATGGAGTCCAAAGCTTTATTTACTGCTGAAGGAGCAATTGTACGAGCCTCATGTACAATACTGGTTTCAGAAAACTTTAAGGCAGCATGAAACACGGCTGTCTCTAACAAATTGAATGTCCATATATTtccttttgctttgctttttaatttaaagtgACCAATCTTAGCAGTATTGGGCTTGCGCTTTTGTAATTCACAGATATCTATTATTTTACAATGTCATTGTTCAGTCCAATGATCATAACTTCCCCTATTAGACCTTGTCTAAACTAGTAATTTAGGACCCATAATTCCCAACAGTTGCCTTGTAGACAAGGATCAGACATTTTACCACCATGTTATCAAACCCTTTTCTGAGGAAAACCCCACTGTAGACAAGatcttaggacctgatccaaagcccactgaagttaatggaaagactctattggcttcagtgggctttggatctcaGCCTAAAGTCCTGGTATCACCTGTCTGGTCTACCTAATACTTTGCTGTTACCAGTGAAGCTTTTCCTCCTTCCTGAAGAGCTCCATATACTGTTCCTTCTCCCCATTGCCCTCCTGCAGAGGAGTTAATACTCCCTGGGGTTTGTAAATAATCTCCTATAGGAATTAATGTAAACTCCAAATAATGCACCATTTCAGAATATGCACAGCAGATGGTGCATGCCAGCTCCTTTGAGTTGGAAATGCATTTTAATTCTTCTAGTTTCCTGGGGAAATTAGCAGCTTTAACACAGAACTCTTAACTTTTAACTATTAAATAAGAcactcccttcccaccctcccaccacacacacacaccccaattaaTTCTAAATATAAAGAAATGGGGTACAACTTGAAGGCTCTGTTGCCCCTGCTGTCTGTGGAGGGCACAAAATCCCAGTTGATATCTGCCTGAGGGGGTATTGCTGCTTCTGTGGCAgtgctctgcccttcccccaaaTCTGCTGCAGAAGCTCCTCTACATCTAGAAAGGAGGAGAGACTGCAGTTAGGGGGAGAGCAGTTCTACAAGGTATCATGTCTGCCATTGAAATCCATGCCCTTATGATCAGCATGAACTTACCTATTTTACCACTCCACACTCTGAAATCCCCCAGGATTGGGCCTCCAGAGACGGACATTAAATTTTACTCTTGGAATGTAACAACATcagaaaataaaagaagaaaggaaTTTTCCTAATCACaactcttaggctttgtctacactgtgccgcttttagcgacacagccatgccactacagccgtgccgctaaaaggtgcacagtgtagccgctgtttgttggcgggagatctctctcctgctgacaaaaaacttccaccccaacGAGTGGCGGTAGCTTTATcggcaggagagcactcctgctgacaaagcactgttcacaccggcgcttttcctcgacaaaacttttgtctttcgggggcggtgtttttttaacacctctgaacgacaaaagttttgtcgttcacttgccagtgtagacaaagccttagtgtcTGCACAGGTCTGATGTTTCCCAAGACATGCACATCAGCTATACAGTGGTCAATCCTCTGCTCAAACTGTTTTCAGACTGACATCTTGGTATATTTTTTAAGGTTGAGAATCTTTTCTCCTGAGGTTTAAACTCCCAACTTTTGAAACAATCCCCAGAATGTAAATTCCATACATTCTAAATCGCCATAGAAACCTAGGATGCGTGTCACACCTCACAGCACAGAGTATTTATGGGGAAATGgcaatttgtcaaaactgaaacttttcaccaaAAGTGGTTGGTTTGACAAATTTCctgctttgaaatatttttgaaaaaaaaaaaatctaaattgttgaaaagttctgtttttcaattgaaaagaaaaggcacagttgaaatgaaatgtttcaattgacctgatttgaattttttttcagatttgtcAGTCCACCAAAAtattcaagattttgactttttttccccaattcaggatggaaaaaaatttcaaaacctcaaaaaattcttgcaggatgggaaaaccatttcccaccctctTCCAGTATTCAGTGACATTCTTGTCCAGCGTACATGTATTGGTTACCTGAGCCTTGTGCTGTTGTCAACTGGCGCTGTCGGCTCATCACACTAAGTATCTTTCTTTTGTGAGCTTTAACCCTTGTCTACCTTAGAGAATTTCATTGTTGCAACTTGAAACAGGTATGAATGGTCTGGTGCTATCTTCAGTGGTGCCCTGTGCACAGGACAAGTTAGGACTTTAGGAAGAACTCAGGACCAGCTCTCATCTAGGTTTGACTTGCTGCCCAGGCTGTGGGACTGGAGCCAGGTCTGCTGGGAAGAAGAAGCCAGGTTCAAAGACAGATTGTGCTGTTCAGTCAAGGGAGAAAGCTGAGAGGCAGGGCAGTGGCTGGGAGAGATCAGGGGACAGCAGTGGTGCCCTCCAGTGACCAGGCATCTGAACCGAGACTGGTGGTGGTGCCCCTGACAGGGAACTGGGACCAAAA
This genomic window from Emys orbicularis isolate rEmyOrb1 chromosome 3, rEmyOrb1.hap1, whole genome shotgun sequence contains:
- the TTLL2 gene encoding probable tubulin polyglutamylase TTLL2, with amino-acid sequence MAYDHDTEDILKPLVFRLHESVPEAVREVLLERGWSEFDEQEQDEADWNLYWQNSPFCMTDHRSIKPWQRLNHYPETVRITRKDYLARHLKRMKGIYGPSLYEFSPVAFIMPNDYVKFIAEYTKERQSQGKKPSYWICKPVDLSRGRGILIFQDIKDFVYDCMVIVQKYISNPLLISGYKWDLRLYVCVTSFCPLTIYTYEEGLVRFATEKFDLGSLDNVYAHLTNTSINKFGASYKKNKEGIGRGCKWTFSKFRSYLRSHEVDDLLLWRRINNIVMLTLLAITPSVPLTSNCFELFGFDILIDDTFKPWLLEVNYSPALRLDCSIDTTVKKRLLHDIIELLNYKQTDTLRENNGPGNKASYAGRTHIPLTTQGENATDDAPNFLASRQESECTATSAVQSLLEVAGGSFKKEAIVMGEMARTYPRKTLTSQLRERMNRPKTSSQSKAASKSKQLPGSRHPAHASVQVTHWLPTTELCNYKLTIPPYFLSTKDKRPFPRVGDFVLIFPFNDAALDASRNGIDVKSIVQEIHKLMNKQLPPAQQKVKKRKDYLTFR